Proteins found in one Haloferax litoreum genomic segment:
- a CDS encoding histidine kinase, with translation MALEDFLDAIEPSRRSLSVVNRSAPDPVLRMLETTFEDQSVQVGEQIVADRGDDVVVLSEETGDGREILATSPLEELMNTILLVNSDLYKTGQTDLDTFELPAVLTELDDVPFKLRGYPESDKEKLLLVAISRYIERHAWRSGAGRLRSSFQRLSRIKDERGTRVVYKKIASTDVQTHVYGVTDWTPPFDFGVRSHGGYTADYRDSWFVVYTPPDDSLPGRPDQPPVALLALETEPKRWEGYWTFDSSLVADIDDYIARNM, from the coding sequence ATGGCACTTGAAGACTTCTTGGACGCAATCGAGCCTTCGCGACGGTCGTTATCTGTCGTCAATCGCTCGGCCCCCGACCCCGTCTTGCGGATGCTCGAAACGACGTTCGAAGACCAGTCGGTCCAGGTCGGCGAACAAATCGTCGCAGACCGCGGTGACGACGTCGTCGTCCTCTCTGAAGAGACGGGCGATGGACGAGAGATTCTCGCCACGTCTCCGCTCGAAGAGTTGATGAACACCATCCTGCTCGTGAACTCGGACCTCTACAAGACCGGACAGACCGACCTCGACACCTTCGAACTGCCCGCGGTTCTCACCGAACTCGACGACGTTCCATTCAAACTCCGAGGCTATCCGGAATCGGACAAAGAGAAACTCCTCTTGGTCGCGATTTCTCGGTACATCGAACGACACGCGTGGCGTAGCGGTGCCGGGCGACTCCGGTCGTCGTTTCAGCGACTCTCTCGAATCAAAGACGAGCGAGGAACGCGAGTCGTGTACAAGAAAATCGCGTCGACCGACGTGCAGACCCACGTCTACGGCGTTACAGACTGGACGCCACCGTTCGACTTCGGGGTGCGGAGCCACGGCGGATACACGGCCGACTACCGCGATTCGTGGTTCGTCGTCTACACTCCACCGGACGACTCCCTTCCCGGCCGTCCCGACCAGCCACCGGTCGCCCTCCTCGCACTCGAAACCGAGCCAAAGCGATGGGAAGGGTACTGGACGTTCGACTCGTCTCTCGTCGCCGATATCGACGACTACATCGCGCGCAACATGTGA
- a CDS encoding outer membrane protein assembly factor BamB family protein, whose product MPSTSDSTAPLEASDAEQTLSDSLEDSPNGVTLSRRQLLGAGGAAVGLGGLGGYVLGARPFRASGCDRSPISVEDDEWSFPNYDRRHTSTAPARAAPDSLDERWHLEWDVFQYGTPVVANDRIFLAVENDRGSSLRALDIVTGSELWRKRFQEVHEAHPAVAAGDSVYYHTNTDERGRTALALAMGDGRERWAYSLENLHAYPPLLVLTDGMALVDDPAIGDEQTEVMAVDTRSGEQCWQTSLDTNALNPTPAVAGGRAYYTARRHLAGDDDENESGALFALDTETGTVAWETAIPRNVDGPPVVGDDIAYLSVFNGPLVAVSRHTGDEIWRHEQTELFGRGEAGTEYAHPSYELGALTPDALVTRLEAYSEASDRLRAFDPKTGELLWERVAEGTDAWFTSPTAAGTDAFVAENRDDDSGRLVRLDARTGVVEETVSFDSWAHHSPIFADGSAVFVTGTGMRVFGP is encoded by the coding sequence ATGCCCTCCACTTCGGATTCGACTGCCCCTCTCGAAGCGAGCGATGCTGAGCAGACACTGTCCGATTCGCTTGAGGATTCGCCGAACGGTGTGACGCTCTCTCGGCGGCAACTGCTCGGTGCAGGTGGAGCGGCAGTCGGCCTCGGCGGCCTCGGGGGATACGTGCTCGGTGCACGCCCGTTCAGGGCATCCGGGTGCGACCGTTCGCCGATTTCCGTCGAAGACGACGAGTGGTCGTTCCCGAACTACGACCGTCGACACACGTCCACCGCCCCTGCTCGCGCGGCCCCCGATTCGCTGGACGAACGGTGGCATCTCGAGTGGGACGTCTTTCAGTACGGCACACCGGTGGTCGCGAACGACCGGATATTCCTCGCGGTGGAGAACGACCGGGGGAGTTCACTCCGTGCACTCGATATCGTGACGGGGAGCGAGCTGTGGCGAAAGCGGTTTCAAGAGGTTCACGAAGCTCACCCGGCTGTCGCCGCCGGTGACAGCGTTTATTATCACACGAACACCGACGAACGTGGCCGAACCGCCCTCGCACTGGCGATGGGTGACGGCCGAGAGCGATGGGCGTACTCGCTCGAAAACCTTCACGCGTACCCGCCACTGCTCGTCCTCACCGACGGGATGGCACTCGTAGACGACCCCGCCATCGGCGATGAGCAGACAGAGGTGATGGCCGTCGACACGCGCTCCGGGGAACAGTGCTGGCAGACGTCGCTCGATACGAACGCTCTCAACCCGACGCCTGCCGTCGCCGGTGGCCGTGCCTACTACACAGCACGGAGACACCTGGCGGGCGACGACGACGAAAACGAATCGGGTGCCCTCTTCGCGCTCGACACGGAGACGGGGACGGTAGCGTGGGAGACGGCGATTCCACGGAATGTCGACGGTCCCCCGGTCGTCGGCGACGACATCGCGTACCTGTCGGTGTTCAACGGTCCGCTGGTTGCCGTCTCGCGTCATACCGGTGATGAAATCTGGCGGCACGAACAGACCGAGTTGTTCGGCAGGGGTGAGGCCGGGACGGAGTACGCCCACCCGTCGTACGAACTCGGCGCACTGACACCGGACGCGCTTGTGACTCGGCTCGAAGCCTATTCCGAGGCCAGTGACCGTCTCCGTGCGTTCGACCCGAAGACGGGCGAGTTGCTCTGGGAGCGAGTCGCAGAAGGGACCGATGCGTGGTTCACCTCACCGACCGCCGCGGGTACCGACGCCTTCGTCGCCGAAAACCGCGACGACGATTCTGGACGACTCGTTCGTCTCGACGCCCGGACTGGCGTGGTCGAAGAGACTGTCTCGTTCGACTCGTGGGCACACCACAGTCCTATCTTCGCCGACGGCAGCGCAGTCTTCGTCACGGGGACCGGGATGCGAGTGTTCGGTCCCTGA
- a CDS encoding VOC family protein, which produces MTDSESQTDSGPPDFGGRPNGPGAARALGEFALRVEDLPAMRAFYRDVVGLGDPIGDYDTATFFGLGESHTGHEAVFVLFDRTETDDYVGIDPAKTTIDHFAFSIDPGDFGAEVERLRGHGLELDFAYHEWVEWRSLYFSDPEGNRVELVCFDPEGREKNERFE; this is translated from the coding sequence GTGACAGACTCCGAGTCCCAGACTGATTCTGGCCCGCCTGACTTCGGTGGCCGACCGAACGGCCCCGGTGCTGCACGCGCCCTCGGCGAGTTCGCCCTTCGTGTCGAGGACCTCCCGGCGATGCGCGCCTTTTACCGCGACGTGGTCGGCCTCGGCGACCCCATCGGTGACTACGACACGGCGACGTTCTTCGGACTCGGTGAGAGTCACACCGGCCACGAAGCCGTCTTCGTCCTCTTCGACCGAACCGAGACGGACGACTACGTTGGCATCGACCCGGCAAAGACGACCATCGACCACTTTGCGTTCAGCATCGACCCCGGCGACTTCGGCGCCGAAGTCGAACGACTTCGCGGGCACGGACTCGAACTCGACTTCGCGTACCACGAGTGGGTCGAGTGGCGGTCTCTCTATTTTTCGGACCCGGAGGGAAACAGAGTTGAGTTGGTGTGTTTCGACCCGGAAGGGAGGGAAAAGAACGAACGGTTCGAGTAG
- a CDS encoding formyltetrahydrofolate deformylase produces the protein MTRELTEITVIGGDKTGLIANVTTLLFERGINVEDLDQAVREGIFRMTLHADTSEMTCSRDELREALSDLGDDLGVEVQVRFPSDRETREIAVLVTKESHCLEALFEAWANDDLGAEISVVIGNHDTLEPLASHYDVPFHDIGDEKGTANEDRLLELLAEYDVDLIVLARYMRILGPKVVFRYEDRIINIHPSLLPAFPGAAAYRQAKEKGVRIAGVTAHYVTTDLDQGPVITQRAFDVPDDASIDEIKSRGQPLEADALLEAVKLHLDDALTVHRGRTSLREEVDPERHQLGLTSEAQASNPDRPVDGIIDALGTKKLAAPEQSED, from the coding sequence ATGACGCGAGAATTAACCGAAATCACGGTCATCGGAGGAGACAAGACCGGACTCATCGCGAATGTGACCACCCTGCTGTTCGAACGCGGAATCAACGTCGAGGACTTAGACCAGGCTGTCCGCGAGGGAATCTTCCGGATGACCCTCCACGCGGACACCTCGGAGATGACCTGTTCCCGCGACGAACTCCGCGAGGCACTCTCAGACCTCGGCGACGACCTCGGCGTGGAGGTACAGGTTCGCTTCCCGTCCGACCGCGAAACCCGCGAAATCGCCGTCCTCGTCACGAAGGAGTCCCACTGCCTCGAAGCACTGTTCGAGGCGTGGGCGAACGACGACCTCGGCGCGGAGATTTCGGTCGTCATCGGCAACCACGACACCCTCGAACCGCTGGCGAGTCACTACGACGTTCCCTTCCACGACATCGGCGACGAGAAAGGGACCGCGAACGAAGACCGCCTGCTCGAACTTCTTGCGGAGTACGACGTCGACCTCATCGTCCTCGCGCGGTACATGCGCATCCTCGGCCCGAAGGTCGTCTTCCGGTACGAAGACCGCATCATCAACATTCACCCGTCGTTGCTCCCGGCGTTCCCCGGTGCCGCCGCGTATCGACAGGCGAAGGAGAAAGGCGTCCGCATCGCCGGCGTGACCGCCCACTACGTGACGACAGACCTCGACCAGGGGCCGGTCATCACCCAGCGAGCGTTCGACGTCCCCGACGACGCGAGCATCGACGAGATAAAGAGTCGCGGGCAACCGCTCGAAGCGGACGCGCTCCTCGAAGCCGTGAAACTCCACCTCGACGACGCCCTCACGGTCCACCGCGGGCGTACCAGTCTCCGCGAGGAAGTCGACCCCGAGAGACACCAACTCGGCCTCACTAGCGAGGCACAGGCGTCGAATCCAGACCGCCCGGTGGACGGAATCATCGACGCCCTCGGGACGAAGAAACTGGCCGCCCCCGAGCAGTCCGAAGACTGA
- a CDS encoding DUF5518 domain-containing protein, with translation MEHSTSPSSSERSLDERESSIDEDGESLLFSAIVGAIASIVLSPLPGSTILGGALAGYLTGTDRDVGVKSGALSGLFVSLIAVLLGFVVLAFFSIFAIAAPRAGFGLGLLGLGIVVLVGLGVVLLYTVGLGALGGYLGAYLHEEFQ, from the coding sequence ATGGAACACTCCACGTCCCCGAGTTCGTCAGAGCGGTCACTGGACGAACGCGAATCCTCCATCGACGAAGACGGAGAGAGCCTCCTGTTTTCTGCCATCGTCGGTGCTATCGCCAGTATCGTCCTCTCGCCACTGCCGGGGTCGACGATTCTCGGTGGTGCACTCGCGGGGTACCTCACCGGTACCGACCGCGACGTTGGCGTGAAGTCGGGTGCGCTCTCTGGCCTGTTCGTGAGCCTCATCGCCGTTCTCCTCGGGTTCGTCGTCCTCGCGTTCTTCAGTATCTTCGCCATCGCCGCACCGCGTGCTGGCTTTGGGTTGGGCCTCCTCGGACTCGGCATCGTGGTCCTCGTTGGCCTCGGTGTCGTCCTCCTCTACACCGTCGGTCTCGGCGCGCTAGGTGGCTATCTTGGGGCGTACCTCCACGAAGAGTTCCAATAG
- the purS gene encoding phosphoribosylformylglycinamidine synthase subunit PurS: MTTYTATVTVRLKRGVLDPEAETTKRALERLGFELDALRFTERYEVDLDAADADAAAERADEMAERLLANPTIHDYEVEVVEA; the protein is encoded by the coding sequence ATGACCACCTACACCGCGACGGTGACGGTGCGCCTCAAGCGTGGCGTGCTCGACCCGGAGGCGGAGACCACGAAGCGCGCACTCGAACGACTCGGCTTCGAACTCGACGCGTTGCGCTTCACCGAACGGTACGAAGTCGACCTCGACGCGGCGGACGCCGACGCGGCGGCCGAACGCGCCGACGAGATGGCCGAACGCTTACTGGCGAACCCGACCATCCACGACTACGAGGTCGAGGTCGTCGAGGCCTGA
- a CDS encoding aldehyde ferredoxin oxidoreductase family protein has product MTELGGYNDRVARVDLSAGDVKYESIDDEDAKKYIGARGLGVKYVFDNGPEVEPLSPDNLLAFMTGPLTGTQTVMSGRIALVTKSPLTGTVTDSHHGGWSGARLKWSGVDGLLFDGKSENPVYAVVEDGDVTLHDASHLWGKGVHDTIEEIEGEVDGSLGKNLSVMAIGPGGENQVKYACVVNEDDRASGRGGTGAVMGSKNLKAVVVKSGTRMPKPADPETFKKGYQQAMQLIRESEVTGPNEGGLSVYGTNVLMNVGEELDGLPTKNGRYTSTGSMRDAEGVDIDAERVSGENVRENILVDEPTCHSCPVACKKEVEVSVMHKGEEMNVRTESYEYESAYALGPNAGHTERDEVAVMIERCNDMGVDTIEMGNMMAMAMEMSEEGKLDDLDEQLDWGDTERMIDLIDEVANREGELPDALAEGANGLAERFDAHSNSLAVKGQTIPAYDPRCMKGMGIGYATSNRGACHLRGYTPSAELLGIPEKVDPHEYEGKGELVALFQDMHAISDSFDICKFNAFAEGIEEYVLQYNGMTGLDVTEDELLETGDRIYTLERYYNNLAGFDGADDSLPGRFIPGDEAIPGQGASEGQLCELDEMKEEYYARRQWVDGVVPDERLEELGIDIGPGTGVSRGDSPAPADD; this is encoded by the coding sequence ATGACAGAACTCGGTGGTTACAACGACAGAGTCGCGCGGGTGGACCTGTCGGCTGGTGATGTGAAATACGAGAGTATCGACGACGAGGATGCGAAGAAGTATATCGGCGCACGCGGGCTTGGTGTAAAATACGTCTTCGACAACGGCCCGGAGGTGGAACCGCTCAGCCCGGACAACCTCCTGGCGTTCATGACGGGGCCGCTTACGGGAACCCAGACGGTGATGAGTGGCCGCATCGCCCTCGTGACGAAATCCCCGCTCACGGGGACCGTCACCGACTCCCACCACGGCGGGTGGAGTGGTGCCCGACTCAAGTGGTCCGGTGTCGACGGCCTGCTATTCGACGGAAAGTCTGAGAACCCAGTGTACGCCGTCGTCGAAGACGGTGACGTGACACTCCACGACGCCTCACACCTGTGGGGCAAGGGCGTCCACGACACCATCGAAGAAATCGAAGGCGAAGTCGACGGGTCGCTCGGCAAGAACCTCTCCGTGATGGCAATCGGCCCGGGTGGGGAAAATCAGGTCAAATACGCGTGTGTCGTCAACGAAGACGACCGCGCTTCGGGCCGCGGTGGGACGGGTGCAGTCATGGGGTCGAAGAACCTCAAGGCAGTCGTCGTCAAGTCCGGCACGCGAATGCCGAAGCCCGCTGACCCCGAGACGTTCAAGAAGGGCTACCAGCAGGCGATGCAACTCATCCGCGAGTCCGAAGTCACCGGTCCCAACGAGGGTGGACTGTCGGTGTACGGGACGAACGTCCTGATGAACGTGGGTGAAGAACTGGACGGCCTCCCGACGAAGAACGGCAGGTACACTTCCACGGGGTCGATGCGTGATGCCGAAGGCGTCGACATCGATGCCGAACGCGTCTCCGGTGAGAACGTCCGCGAGAACATCCTCGTCGACGAACCGACGTGTCACTCCTGTCCGGTCGCCTGTAAGAAGGAAGTCGAGGTGTCGGTGATGCACAAAGGCGAGGAGATGAACGTCCGTACCGAGTCGTACGAGTACGAATCTGCGTACGCACTCGGGCCGAACGCCGGCCACACCGAACGCGACGAAGTCGCCGTCATGATCGAACGCTGTAACGACATGGGCGTCGACACCATCGAGATGGGGAACATGATGGCGATGGCCATGGAGATGTCCGAAGAGGGCAAACTCGACGACCTCGACGAGCAACTCGACTGGGGCGACACCGAGCGGATGATCGACCTCATCGACGAAGTTGCCAACCGCGAGGGCGAACTCCCGGACGCGCTCGCAGAGGGTGCGAACGGTCTCGCCGAGCGCTTCGACGCTCACAGCAACTCGCTGGCCGTCAAGGGGCAGACCATCCCGGCGTACGACCCGCGTTGTATGAAAGGCATGGGCATCGGCTACGCCACCTCGAACCGCGGTGCCTGCCACCTGCGCGGCTACACGCCGTCTGCCGAACTGCTCGGCATCCCGGAGAAGGTCGACCCCCACGAGTACGAGGGGAAGGGTGAACTCGTCGCCCTGTTCCAGGACATGCACGCCATCTCGGACTCCTTCGACATCTGCAAGTTCAACGCCTTCGCAGAGGGTATCGAAGAGTACGTCCTCCAGTACAACGGCATGACCGGCCTCGACGTGACCGAAGACGAACTGCTGGAGACCGGCGACCGCATCTACACGCTGGAGCGCTACTACAACAATCTCGCAGGGTTCGACGGGGCGGACGACTCGCTGCCGGGACGCTTCATCCCCGGCGACGAGGCGATTCCGGGGCAGGGAGCCTCCGAAGGCCAACTCTGTGAACTCGACGAGATGAAAGAAGAGTACTACGCGCGCCGCCAGTGGGTCGACGGTGTCGTCCCAGACGAGCGTCTCGAAGAACTCGGCATCGACATCGGGCCCGGCACGGGCGTCTCCCGTGGCGACTCCCCCGCACCGGCAGACGACTAA
- a CDS encoding SIR2 family NAD-dependent protein deacylase: protein MHTDLESDAEWVARLLRESDTAVALTGAGMSTASGIPDFRGEDGIWNTEFDPQSFHRNRFVNDPAGFWQDRLRLHERMFPEDVGPNAGHDALAALESQGVLDAVVTQNTDGLHREAGSEQVVELHGNASEVVCESCGERYDADWALERVRAGEVPPTCEACDDVVKPDVVLFGERLPKVAYAEAQQFADEADVILALGSSLTVHPAAGLVGQAAEDGSLVVVNFDETHYDDEAARVVRMDLTEFLPAVEKRV, encoded by the coding sequence ATGCACACCGACCTCGAATCCGACGCCGAGTGGGTCGCTCGTCTACTTCGCGAGTCGGACACTGCCGTCGCACTCACCGGGGCCGGGATGAGTACCGCGTCCGGCATCCCCGACTTCCGCGGCGAAGACGGCATCTGGAACACCGAGTTCGACCCGCAGTCGTTCCACCGCAACAGGTTCGTGAACGACCCCGCTGGCTTTTGGCAGGACAGACTGCGCCTCCACGAGCGGATGTTCCCCGAGGATGTGGGGCCGAACGCCGGACACGACGCACTCGCCGCACTGGAATCACAGGGCGTCCTCGACGCGGTGGTGACACAGAATACGGACGGCCTCCACCGTGAGGCAGGGTCCGAACAGGTGGTCGAACTCCACGGCAACGCCTCGGAAGTCGTCTGCGAGTCCTGCGGCGAACGGTACGACGCCGACTGGGCGTTGGAACGGGTCAGAGCCGGCGAGGTACCGCCGACCTGCGAGGCCTGTGACGATGTCGTGAAACCGGACGTCGTCCTGTTCGGCGAACGGCTTCCGAAAGTCGCCTACGCGGAGGCACAACAGTTCGCCGACGAGGCCGACGTCATCCTCGCGCTCGGGTCGTCGCTGACGGTCCACCCCGCCGCCGGATTAGTGGGACAGGCCGCCGAAGACGGTTCGCTCGTCGTCGTCAACTTCGACGAGACGCACTACGACGACGAGGCCGCCAGAGTCGTTCGGATGGACCTCACCGAGTTCCTGCCGGCGGTAGAAAAACGAGTCTGA
- a CDS encoding phosphoribosylaminoimidazolesuccinocarboxamide synthase, producing MTSVKDFRVEEEPTATDLGRGRFVFSDRYSVFDWGEMPDHIPNKGASLCLMGAYNFELLDVNHVPTHYVGVVEDGEVKDLGECESPPTEMAIELTQVPDLPHEDGEYDYGAYHEVAGENYLIPLEIVFRNTVPVGSSLRKRGEPADYGLDTEEWPEEAVDLPEPVVEFSTKYEEQDRYLDRDEADDIAGVVDLDQLEELALAVNHILTDHAARAGFAHEDGKIECLYHDGTVKVADVVGTFDENRFSYDGQQVSKEVVRQYYKRVQPEWVDAVAAAKQEAIETGEPNWREQCEIEPKHLPDEIVDALSDLYCAGTNAYVDYDWFDAPSIEDAVAAARDLN from the coding sequence ATGACCAGCGTGAAGGACTTCCGCGTCGAGGAGGAACCGACGGCGACCGACCTCGGCCGGGGCCGGTTCGTCTTCTCCGACCGCTACTCCGTCTTCGACTGGGGCGAGATGCCCGACCACATCCCGAACAAGGGCGCGAGTCTCTGTCTGATGGGTGCGTACAACTTCGAACTCCTGGACGTGAATCACGTCCCGACGCACTACGTGGGTGTGGTCGAAGACGGCGAAGTCAAAGACCTCGGCGAGTGTGAGTCGCCGCCGACCGAGATGGCCATCGAACTCACGCAGGTGCCGGACCTGCCGCACGAAGACGGCGAGTACGACTACGGCGCGTACCACGAGGTCGCGGGCGAGAACTACCTCATTCCGCTCGAAATCGTCTTCCGCAACACCGTCCCCGTGGGGTCGAGTCTCCGCAAGCGCGGCGAACCCGCGGACTACGGCCTCGACACCGAGGAGTGGCCCGAGGAGGCCGTCGACCTCCCCGAACCCGTCGTCGAATTCTCCACGAAGTACGAAGAACAAGACCGCTACCTCGACCGGGACGAGGCGGACGACATCGCCGGCGTCGTGGACCTCGACCAACTCGAAGAACTCGCACTGGCGGTCAACCACATTCTGACCGACCACGCCGCCCGCGCCGGGTTCGCCCACGAAGACGGGAAAATCGAGTGCCTGTACCACGACGGGACCGTCAAGGTCGCAGACGTGGTCGGCACGTTCGACGAGAACCGCTTCTCGTACGACGGCCAGCAGGTCTCGAAGGAAGTCGTCCGCCAGTACTACAAGCGCGTCCAACCCGAGTGGGTCGACGCCGTCGCCGCCGCGAAGCAGGAGGCCATCGAGACGGGCGAACCCAACTGGCGCGAGCAGTGCGAAATCGAACCCAAACACCTCCCCGACGAAATCGTCGACGCCCTCTCGGACCTCTACTGCGCGGGCACCAACGCCTACGTGGACTACGACTGGTTCGACGCACCGTCCATCGAGGACGCCGTCGCCGCCGCTCGCGACCTGAACTGA
- a CDS encoding DUF7351 domain-containing protein, translated as MRARDASPSTEPGAETAFSLLADETRVAILRVLADSPNEPLTFSQLRERVGVTDSGRFNYHLGKLTGLFVKKSDAGYEIRLAGWTVVGAILAGAYTRGDDVGPLPVETPCPTCDGQVEATYTDERMHVRCVDCDKTITDAGIPPGVFEGYDDADLPEVAERYVLSLFAQARNGFCVSCQGRMEPHLSMDVDDPHPETVCEEAMAVYTCTRCREELISGVGLAYLDHPAVVSFYYDHGVDLSQPNLWGTAWRDKPTLTVVEKNPLRATVDFELDGDTLTLVIDEELNVHDVERSPAP; from the coding sequence ATGCGTGCCCGCGATGCATCCCCGTCCACCGAACCCGGGGCCGAAACCGCGTTCTCCCTCCTCGCCGACGAGACACGGGTCGCCATCCTCCGCGTCCTCGCAGACTCGCCGAACGAACCGCTCACGTTCTCACAACTCCGCGAGCGAGTCGGCGTGACCGACAGCGGTCGGTTCAACTACCACCTCGGCAAACTCACGGGACTCTTCGTCAAGAAGTCCGACGCAGGGTACGAAATCCGTCTCGCCGGGTGGACCGTCGTCGGTGCTATTCTCGCAGGGGCGTACACTCGCGGCGACGACGTCGGGCCACTCCCAGTCGAGACTCCCTGTCCGACGTGTGACGGACAGGTCGAAGCGACCTACACGGACGAACGCATGCACGTCCGCTGTGTCGACTGTGACAAGACGATTACAGACGCCGGCATCCCGCCGGGCGTGTTCGAAGGCTACGACGACGCTGACCTCCCCGAAGTCGCAGAACGATACGTACTATCCTTGTTCGCACAGGCCCGAAACGGCTTTTGTGTGAGCTGTCAGGGTCGAATGGAACCGCACCTCTCGATGGATGTGGACGACCCCCACCCGGAGACGGTGTGTGAAGAGGCGATGGCCGTCTACACGTGTACGCGGTGCCGCGAGGAACTCATCTCTGGCGTGGGCTTGGCGTACCTCGACCACCCGGCAGTCGTCTCGTTCTACTACGACCACGGGGTGGACCTCTCGCAACCGAATCTGTGGGGGACCGCGTGGCGTGACAAACCGACGCTCACCGTGGTCGAAAAGAATCCCCTCCGCGCCACCGTCGACTTCGAACTCGACGGCGACACACTCACCCTCGTCATCGACGAGGAACTGAACGTCCACGACGTAGAACGCTCTCCAGCCCCGTAG
- a CDS encoding RPA12/RPB9/RPC11 RNA polymerase family protein yields the protein MQFCDECGSIMHTEGDTWVCRSCENTEPRDSQAEAAMATREGQRDDGAPAVADATQGSTETVQEPCPSDDCDSDRAYYEMMPKPGGSYEVRLFTCVECGHKWRES from the coding sequence ATGCAATTCTGCGACGAGTGTGGTTCGATTATGCACACGGAAGGCGACACGTGGGTGTGTCGCTCTTGTGAGAACACAGAGCCGCGGGACTCGCAAGCGGAAGCGGCGATGGCGACCCGAGAGGGGCAGCGTGACGACGGGGCACCCGCCGTGGCCGACGCGACCCAAGGCTCCACCGAAACGGTGCAGGAGCCCTGTCCGTCGGACGACTGCGACAGCGACCGGGCCTACTACGAGATGATGCCGAAGCCGGGCGGTTCCTACGAGGTTCGGCTGTTCACCTGCGTCGAGTGTGGCCACAAGTGGCGCGAGTCCTGA
- the purQ gene encoding phosphoribosylformylglycinamidine synthase I, which translates to MIAVVQFGGSNCDRDAVRALTDLGFEAERVWHEDPLPEETTGIMLPGGFSYGDYLRGGAMAARSPVMNAVREAIEEGIPVLGVCNGAQVGCEAGLTPGAFTTNASARFQCEHVYLRVENADTRWTRAYDEGEVIELPIAHGEGRFEIDDEGYEELETDDRILFRYCDEDGNVTDEANPNGSRGNVAGILGDTESVAVLMPHPERASLPELGSTDGRGILSGFEG; encoded by the coding sequence ATGATTGCAGTCGTGCAGTTTGGCGGGTCGAACTGTGACCGAGACGCCGTCCGCGCGCTGACGGACCTCGGGTTCGAGGCCGAACGCGTCTGGCACGAAGACCCGCTTCCAGAGGAGACGACGGGTATCATGCTCCCCGGTGGCTTCTCGTACGGTGACTACCTCCGCGGCGGCGCGATGGCCGCACGGTCGCCGGTCATGAACGCCGTCCGCGAGGCTATCGAGGAAGGCATCCCCGTCCTCGGCGTCTGCAACGGTGCACAGGTTGGCTGTGAGGCCGGTCTGACGCCCGGCGCGTTCACCACCAACGCGAGCGCTCGCTTCCAGTGCGAACACGTCTACCTCCGCGTCGAGAACGCCGACACCCGGTGGACCCGCGCCTACGACGAGGGCGAGGTCATCGAACTCCCTATCGCCCACGGCGAGGGACGCTTCGAAATCGACGACGAGGGGTACGAAGAACTCGAAACAGACGACCGCATCCTGTTCCGCTACTGCGACGAAGACGGCAACGTCACCGACGAGGCGAACCCGAACGGGTCGCGTGGGAACGTCGCCGGTATCCTCGGAGACACCGAGTCCGTCGCCGTCTTGATGCCGCACCCGGAACGCGCGTCGCTACCGGAACTCGGGAGTACCGACGGACGCGGAATCCTGTCGGGCTTCGAAGGCTAA